The Candidatus Binataceae bacterium DNA window GGCATCGCGCGGTTCTGGAACGTGGGGTCATAGGGCGCGAAGAACGACGAGAGCAGGGCGAACAGATAAAAGATCATCAGGCACAAGGCCGAGAAGCGCACGGTCCACGACGAATACCGCCACTCTCGCCGCCACGCTAAGGCAAGCTCGATGGATTGCGTCGGGGTCGCGAGCGGTGCGTTCATTGCGCCGTCATCGAGGAAAAATCTACCCGCGGGTCGACGACCACCAACGCGATGTCCGCGAGCAGGTTGCCGGCCAGCAGCAGCACTGTCCCCATCAGCACGGAGCCCATCACCAGGTAGATGTCGAGCGAGCGAACGGCGTCGAGTAGTAGCAGCCCGAGACCTTGCAGGTTCATGACCGCTTCGACCAGAGCCGCGCCGCCGAGCAGGTCGCCGAGCGAGTAGCCGGCCATGGTCACGAACGGGTTAAGCGCATTGCGCAGCACATGCTTGTAAATCACCATGCGCTCGGGGAGTCCTTTGGCGCGCGCGGTACGAACGAACTCCGAGTTCTTGATTTCCAGAATCTGGGATCGCATCAGGCGCATGAGGCTCGCCATGCCGGCCACGCCCAGGACGAACACGGGCAGGATCAGGTGATTGATGCGATCCGCGATCCGATTCCAGAAATCGAGGGTCGCGTAGTCAACCGAGTACGTACCGCCAATCGGAAACCATCCGGTCTGTAGCGCAAAATACATCATCAGGAAGGCGAGAAAAAAGTTCGGCAGCGACATGCCGAAGAACGCGAGGAACGACAGGATGCGATCCCAAATTGAGTTCTGGTTCACCGCCACCACGATGCCAATCGGGATCGCGAGCACCCACGAGAACAACATCGAGCTGGCCGAGAGGATGATGGTGTTGAGTGCGCGCATCGCGATCAGCGAGGTGACGTCGACGTGGTAGGCGAGG harbors:
- a CDS encoding ABC transporter permease, whose product is MGRFLIRRLINMVPLLIGITFLSFLVMSLVPGDFFSSLKMNPQISPLVIKQMEAQFGLDRPLLVRYLKWLWAVLHLDLGVSLAYHVDVTSLIAMRALNTIILSASSMLFSWVLAIPIGIVVAVNQNSIWDRILSFLAFFGMSLPNFFLAFLMMYFALQTGWFPIGGTYSVDYATLDFWNRIADRINHLILPVFVLGVAGMASLMRLMRSQILEIKNSEFVRTARAKGLPERMVIYKHVLRNALNPFVTMAGYSLGDLLGGAALVEAVMNLQGLGLLLLDAVRSLDIYLVMGSVLMGTVLLLAGNLLADIALVVVDPRVDFSSMTAQ